A single genomic interval of Prochlorococcus marinus XMU1406 harbors:
- a CDS encoding NAD(P)H-quinone oxidoreductase subunit 4 yields MNLESFPWLSSIVFLPLVGALIMPFLSSKEGEDNTLPRNISLSFLFIDFILIIGVLFQKFNTTDSSLQLIERASWLPSIGLEWSLGVDGLSAPLVALSGLITFLSAAASWKIKKKSNLYFALLLVQASAQALVFLSQDFLLFFLAWELELVPVYLLIAIWGGKKKLYAATKFILYTALASLLILISGLALALSGDTFTLNITDLTNKHVSGSLALLSYLGFLIGFGVKLPIFPLHTWLPDAHGEANAPVSMLLAGILLKMGGYALLRFNVQILPEVHLQIAPALIILGIINIIYGALNAFAQDNVKRRIACSSVSHMGFVLLGIGAVDALGISGAMLQMISHGLIAAAMFFVTGSFYERTNTLSIPNMGGLAKVLPITFAFFLASSLASLALPGMSGFISEITVFLGITSQEGFSSLFRSITILIAAIGLVLTPIYLLSMCRRVFFGPRIPALATVKEMSGRELTIGFSLLLPTLVIGFWPKIAINLYESSTNALSQQLTLAKLVGLIPTFVN; encoded by the coding sequence ATGAATCTAGAATCTTTTCCTTGGCTATCATCTATTGTTTTTCTGCCTCTAGTTGGGGCATTAATAATGCCTTTCTTAAGTTCAAAGGAAGGAGAAGATAATACACTCCCTAGAAATATCTCATTAAGTTTTTTATTTATAGATTTCATACTAATAATCGGCGTACTTTTCCAAAAATTTAATACTACAGATAGCTCTTTGCAACTTATAGAAAGAGCGTCATGGTTACCTTCAATAGGCTTAGAGTGGTCTTTAGGAGTTGATGGGTTATCTGCTCCATTAGTGGCTTTGAGCGGGTTAATTACATTTTTATCAGCTGCCGCAAGTTGGAAAATTAAGAAAAAATCTAATTTATATTTTGCTCTTTTATTAGTCCAAGCATCAGCACAGGCACTAGTTTTCCTTTCTCAGGATTTCCTATTATTTTTCTTGGCCTGGGAACTTGAATTAGTTCCGGTATATCTTCTTATTGCAATTTGGGGAGGAAAAAAGAAATTATATGCAGCTACTAAATTTATTCTTTATACAGCTTTAGCTTCTTTATTAATCCTCATAAGTGGGTTAGCACTTGCCTTGAGTGGCGATACCTTTACTTTAAATATCACCGATTTAACTAATAAACACGTGTCAGGTAGCCTAGCATTGTTATCTTACCTGGGATTTCTAATTGGTTTTGGAGTAAAACTTCCAATCTTTCCATTACATACTTGGTTACCTGATGCACATGGAGAGGCTAATGCGCCAGTTTCAATGTTACTCGCTGGAATACTTTTAAAAATGGGAGGCTACGCTCTCCTAAGATTCAATGTTCAAATACTACCTGAAGTACATCTACAAATTGCACCTGCACTAATTATTCTTGGAATTATTAATATAATTTACGGAGCACTTAATGCATTTGCTCAAGATAATGTCAAAAGGAGAATTGCATGCAGCTCAGTGAGTCATATGGGTTTTGTCCTATTAGGAATTGGAGCAGTGGATGCTCTAGGGATTAGTGGAGCAATGCTCCAAATGATAAGCCACGGGCTTATCGCAGCAGCTATGTTTTTTGTTACTGGTTCATTCTATGAAAGAACAAATACTTTATCCATCCCAAATATGGGGGGTTTAGCAAAGGTCTTGCCAATAACTTTTGCTTTTTTCTTGGCGAGCTCTTTAGCCTCTCTAGCATTACCTGGGATGAGCGGTTTTATTAGTGAAATAACTGTGTTTTTAGGTATCACTAGTCAAGAAGGATTCAGCTCTCTTTTTAGATCAATCACGATTCTTATTGCAGCTATTGGTCTGGTCCTTACTCCAATATATTTACTTTCAATGTGTAGAAGAGTATTCTTTGGCCCTAGAATTCCTGCACTTGCTACTGTTAAAGAGATGAGTGGTAGAGAATTGACAATTGGTTTCAGTTTGTTGTTGCCTACTTTAGTGATAGGTTTTTGGCCAAAAATCGCCATAAATTTATACGAATCTTCAACCAATGCTCTCAGTCAGCAACTTACTTTAGCTAAATTAGTAGGATTAATTCCAACTTTTGTTAATTAA
- the thrB gene encoding homoserine kinase, whose product MYIPEVGKKIKVTVPSTTANLGPGFDCLGAALDLYNEFIFTRIEGGGDRFDLIMESADGNHLRGGPENLVFRAAQKVWENANMDPFALEARVKLAVPPARGLGSSATAIVAGLIGANAIMNSPLSKEKLLELAIDIEGHPDNVVPSLLGGLCLTARSSSQRWRIIRCDWHDSIKAVVAIPAIRLSTSEARKVMPKNVLISDAVTNMGALTLLLNGLKAGNEELIKEGMFDKLHEPYRWKLIKGGLEVKDAALDAGALGCAISGAGPSILALCKKENGKIVSQAMVKAWEKVGVASRAPFLNVQTKGSQFSNISGK is encoded by the coding sequence ATGTATATTCCTGAAGTAGGTAAAAAAATAAAAGTAACAGTCCCTTCCACAACTGCCAATTTAGGTCCTGGTTTTGACTGCCTTGGAGCAGCATTAGATTTATATAATGAGTTTATTTTTACAAGAATAGAAGGTGGTGGAGATAGATTTGATTTAATAATGGAGAGTGCAGATGGTAATCATTTAAGAGGAGGACCTGAAAATTTAGTTTTTAGAGCGGCTCAGAAAGTATGGGAGAACGCCAATATGGACCCTTTTGCACTTGAAGCAAGAGTTAAGTTGGCAGTGCCGCCTGCACGCGGTCTTGGAAGTAGTGCTACAGCAATAGTTGCTGGACTAATCGGAGCAAATGCAATAATGAACTCGCCATTGTCTAAAGAAAAACTCCTTGAACTTGCCATTGATATAGAAGGTCATCCTGATAATGTAGTTCCCTCCCTCCTAGGCGGGCTCTGTTTGACTGCCAGGTCGTCTTCTCAAAGATGGAGAATCATTAGATGTGATTGGCACGATTCCATTAAAGCTGTTGTTGCAATACCTGCTATTCGTCTAAGCACAAGTGAAGCAAGAAAAGTTATGCCCAAAAATGTACTAATATCCGACGCAGTAACAAATATGGGGGCACTTACTTTGTTACTAAATGGCTTAAAAGCAGGAAATGAAGAATTAATAAAAGAGGGAATGTTTGATAAATTACATGAACCCTACAGATGGAAACTTATCAAAGGCGGACTAGAAGTCAAAGATGCCGCACTAGATGCAGGTGCTCTAGGATGCGCAATTAGTGGCGCTGGACCAAGTATCCTAGCTTTGTGTAAAAAAGAAAATGGTAAAATCGTTAGTCAAGCCATGGTAAAAGCATGGGAGAAGGTAGGTGTAGCTAGCAGAGCACCATTCTTAAATGTTCAAACAAAAGGAAGTCAATTTAGCAATATCTCTGGTAAGTAG
- a CDS encoding glucokinase: MNFLACDLGGTKVLLGIFERVINDNSPKLLFKKKYISSDWDSFELILEDFLKNECKNFAHPSSACFAVAGPLSNNNAKIMNLSWNISGNKLKNKFKFEQCELINDFAVQIYGIPFLKKNQYSTIQNGSQSEGTNNDLHAIVGSGTGLGIARGLISGNKVKVLASEGGHVEYSPKSELEWDLKTWLKNSLKIERISCERIISGNGLSRIAEWRLSKSDAKNHPLQKFFREIKISDSLRKELPQKICNLSKEGDQLMIEVERIWLGAYASLLGDIAIQELCFGGLWISGGTAPKHFKNFKSDLFMKQFFDKGRLKDILRTIPLKVILDEEFGLFSAACRAKMLLKTK, from the coding sequence ATGAATTTTCTGGCTTGTGATTTAGGAGGGACCAAGGTTCTACTGGGAATATTCGAAAGAGTAATAAACGATAATTCGCCTAAATTGTTATTCAAGAAGAAATATATATCTTCTGATTGGGATTCTTTTGAACTGATCCTAGAAGATTTTCTCAAAAATGAATGCAAAAATTTTGCTCATCCTTCTTCTGCATGTTTCGCTGTAGCTGGTCCTTTATCTAATAACAACGCAAAAATCATGAACTTGTCATGGAATATTTCAGGAAATAAATTAAAAAATAAATTTAAATTTGAACAATGCGAGCTAATAAATGATTTTGCAGTACAAATTTATGGAATTCCTTTCTTAAAAAAAAATCAATATTCAACTATTCAGAATGGATCACAATCTGAAGGTACTAACAATGATTTGCATGCCATTGTTGGATCCGGTACTGGTTTGGGCATTGCAAGAGGTCTTATATCAGGAAATAAAGTAAAAGTTTTAGCCAGCGAAGGGGGGCACGTTGAATACTCTCCAAAGTCAGAATTAGAGTGGGACTTAAAGACTTGGCTCAAAAATTCTTTAAAGATTGAGAGGATATCTTGTGAAAGGATTATTAGCGGCAATGGTTTATCAAGAATTGCTGAATGGAGACTTAGCAAATCTGATGCCAAAAACCATCCTCTACAAAAATTTTTTAGAGAAATTAAAATTTCTGATAGTTTGAGAAAAGAGCTGCCCCAAAAAATTTGCAACCTTTCTAAAGAAGGGGATCAGCTAATGATTGAAGTTGAAAGGATTTGGTTAGGCGCTTATGCCTCTTTATTGGGCGATATTGCTATTCAAGAATTGTGTTTTGGTGGGTTATGGATTTCCGGAGGAACTGCACCAAAACATTTCAAAAACTTTAAATCGGATTTATTTATGAAACAATTTTTTGATAAAGGAAGATTAAAAGATATTCTTAGAACTATACCTCTGAAAGTAATTTTAGATGAAGAGTTTGGACTTTTTAGTGCAGCCTGCAGAGCAAAAATGCTTTTAAAAACTAAGTAA
- the thrS gene encoding threonine--tRNA ligase: MPVITLPDGSKKVFEKSVTILEIAQSIGAGLAKATIAGKVNDVLLDATIPINEDSEVVIITSKDKEGIEIIRHSFAHLIGHAVKQIYSDIKMAIGPVIEDGFYYDIFSEYRFTPEDLIKIENRINKLIKTNYDVEILQVSKEEATKAFKERDETFKLRIIEEIPEKGLINLYKHEEYIDMCRGPHVPNTRHLRHFKLLKLSGSYWRGNSENESLQRIYGTAWAKEKELNDYLTRIEEAEKRDHRKLGKKHSLFHIQEESPGMIFWHPNGWTIYQVLEKYIREILKKNDYLEIKTPQAVDKSLWEKSGHWEKFRDDMFTTASENRTYAIKPMNCPCHIQVFNQGLKSYKDLPIRLAEFGSCHRNEPSGALHGLMRVRNFTQDDAHIFCTEEQIQEEVSTFIDLVFEVYKTFGFDEIIIKLSTRPEKRVGSEEIWDKSEEALTKALDNKNLKWELQPGEGAFYGPKIEFSLKDCLNRVWQCGTIQVDFSMPIRLDATYVDIDNEKRNPVMLHRAILGSFERFIGILIEQYEAKFPIWLAPNQIILLSITDRNIQKCLKFNELINNNGYRSKVDVRNEKIGYKIREATLGRVPLIAVIGDKEEEIDSVALRALDGTNLGIFDLPNLYKLMDELIEKKGRTE; encoded by the coding sequence ATGCCAGTAATTACCTTACCTGATGGTTCAAAAAAGGTTTTCGAAAAATCTGTAACTATTCTAGAAATTGCCCAGAGTATAGGCGCTGGCTTAGCTAAAGCAACAATTGCTGGGAAAGTAAATGATGTTCTTCTTGATGCAACTATTCCTATAAATGAAGATTCCGAAGTTGTAATCATTACATCAAAAGATAAAGAAGGAATTGAAATAATAAGACATTCCTTTGCTCACCTTATTGGTCATGCAGTTAAACAAATTTATTCTGATATTAAAATGGCGATTGGGCCTGTAATTGAAGATGGATTTTATTACGATATTTTTTCTGAATATAGATTTACTCCTGAAGATTTAATAAAAATCGAAAATAGAATTAATAAATTAATAAAAACAAACTATGACGTTGAAATTTTACAAGTTTCTAAAGAAGAGGCAACTAAAGCTTTTAAAGAAAGAGATGAGACTTTTAAATTACGAATAATTGAAGAAATTCCTGAAAAAGGTCTCATCAATTTATACAAACACGAAGAATATATAGATATGTGCAGAGGGCCTCACGTGCCCAATACTAGACATTTGAGACACTTTAAATTACTTAAATTATCAGGTTCATACTGGAGAGGGAATAGTGAGAATGAATCATTACAGAGAATATATGGAACTGCATGGGCAAAAGAAAAAGAACTCAATGACTACTTAACAAGAATTGAAGAAGCGGAAAAAAGGGATCATAGAAAACTTGGTAAAAAACATTCACTATTTCATATACAAGAAGAATCTCCAGGAATGATTTTTTGGCATCCAAATGGATGGACAATCTACCAAGTACTGGAAAAGTACATAAGAGAAATACTCAAAAAAAATGATTATTTAGAAATTAAAACCCCACAAGCTGTTGATAAATCTCTTTGGGAAAAATCCGGTCATTGGGAAAAGTTTAGAGACGATATGTTCACTACTGCATCAGAAAATCGAACTTATGCAATTAAACCAATGAATTGTCCATGCCATATTCAAGTATTTAATCAAGGTTTAAAAAGTTATAAGGATTTACCTATTCGTCTTGCTGAATTTGGTTCTTGTCACAGAAATGAGCCCTCTGGTGCACTACACGGCTTAATGAGAGTAAGAAACTTTACTCAAGATGATGCGCACATATTCTGCACAGAAGAGCAAATTCAAGAAGAAGTATCAACTTTTATAGATCTTGTTTTCGAGGTTTATAAAACTTTTGGTTTTGATGAAATTATTATCAAATTATCAACCCGTCCTGAAAAAAGGGTAGGTAGTGAAGAGATTTGGGATAAATCAGAGGAGGCTCTTACCAAAGCTCTCGATAATAAGAACCTAAAATGGGAACTGCAACCAGGCGAGGGGGCTTTTTATGGTCCCAAAATAGAATTCTCCTTAAAAGATTGTCTTAATAGAGTTTGGCAATGCGGTACTATTCAGGTTGATTTCTCAATGCCTATTAGATTGGATGCAACTTATGTAGATATTGATAATGAGAAAAGAAATCCAGTTATGCTTCATAGAGCAATTTTAGGATCATTTGAGAGATTTATCGGAATCTTAATTGAACAATATGAGGCAAAATTCCCAATTTGGCTTGCGCCTAATCAAATAATTTTATTGAGCATTACTGATAGAAATATTCAAAAGTGTTTAAAGTTTAATGAATTAATAAATAATAATGGTTACCGATCAAAAGTTGATGTTAGGAATGAAAAAATAGGATATAAAATAAGAGAGGCAACTCTCGGGAGAGTTCCTTTAATTGCAGTTATTGGAGATAAAGAAGAGGAAATTGATTCAGTCGCATTAAGAGCTTTGGATGGAACAAATTTAGGAATTTTTGACCTACCTAATCTATACAAATTAATGGATGAATTAATAGAAAAAAAAGGGAGAACAGAATAA